In Panthera leo isolate Ple1 chromosome E3, P.leo_Ple1_pat1.1, whole genome shotgun sequence, a genomic segment contains:
- the MPG gene encoding DNA-3-methyladenine glycosylase isoform X1: MTLAWPRGPLSHAPRFRACHSRIKGLSILTNLVFAQLSRRMGQKKQRLLEARRRQSLTDGAQMPSTMEPCLGPPATLGPQRSIYFSSPKSHSAQLGSEFFDQPAVPLARAFLGQVLVRRLDDGTELRGRIVETEAYLGPEDAAAHSRGGRQTPRNRGMFMKPGTLYVYIIYGMYFCMNVSSRGDGACVLLRALEPLGGLETMRQLRSTLRKGAAGRALRDRELCSGPSKLCQAMAIDKSFDQRDLAKDEAVWLERSPPGSREPAVVAAARVGIGQAGEWAQKPLRFYVQGSPWVSVVDRAAEQNSQACSDKAF, translated from the exons ATGACCCTGGCTTGGCCCAGGGGGCCACTTTCTCACGCTCCTCGCTTCCGGGCCTGTCACAGCCGGATAAAGGGTCTCTCTATACTTACGAACCTCGTGTTTGCCCAG CTTTCCCGAAGAATGGGGCAAAAAAAGCAGCGACTGTTGGAGGCACGACGGCGTCAGAGCCTAACAGACGGAGCCCAGATGCCTTCCACCatggagccctgcttggggccGCCTGCAACCCTGGGACCCCAGCGCAGCATCTATTTTTCAAGCCCCAAAAGCCACTCTGCACAGCTGGGATCTGAGTTTTTCGACCAGCCTGCAGTCCCTCTGGCACGGGCATTTCTGGGACAG GTCTTGGTTCGGCGACTTGATGATGGCACAGAGCTCCGCGGCCGCATTGTGGAGACGGAGGCATACTTGGGGCCCGAGGATGCAGCTGCTCATTCGAGGGGTGGCCGGCAGACCCCCCGCAACCGTGGCATGTTCATGAAGCCAGGAACCCTGTACGTGTACATCATCTATGGCATGTACTTCTGCATGAACGTCTCCAGCCGAG GGGATGGGGCATGCGTCCTGCTGCGAGCGCTGGAGCCCCTGGGGGGCCTGGAGACCATGCGGCAGCTTCGCAGCACCCTCCGCAAGGGCGCCGCGGGCCGAGCCCTCAGAGACCGTGAGCTGTGCAGCGGCCCCTCCAAGCTGTGCCAGGCCATGGCCATCGACAAGAGCTTCGACCAGCGGGACCTGGCCAAGGACGAGGCTGTGTGGCTGGAGCGCAGCCCCCCGGGCTCCAGGGAGCCGGCTGTGGTGGCAGCAGCCCGAGTGGGCATTGGCCAAGCAGGAGAGTGGGCCCAGAAGCCCCTGCGCTTCTACGTCCAGGGCAGCCCCTGGGTCAGTGTGGTAGACCGAGCGGCCGAACAGAACTCACAGGCCTGCTCGGACAAGGCTTTTTAA
- the MPG gene encoding DNA-3-methyladenine glycosylase isoform X3: MGQKKQRLLEARRRQSLTDGAQMPSTMEPCLGPPATLGPQRSIYFSSPKSHSAQLGSEFFDQPAVPLARAFLGQVLVRRLDDGTELRGRIVETEAYLGPEDAAAHSRGGRQTPRNRGMFMKPGTLYVYIIYGMYFCMNVSSRGDGACVLLRALEPLGGLETMRQLRSTLRKGAAGRALRDRELCSGPSKLCQAMAIDKSFDQRDLAKDEAVWLERSPPGSREPAVVAAARVGIGQAGEWAQKPLRFYVQGSPWVSVVDRAAEQNSQACSDKAF; encoded by the exons ATGGGGCAAAAAAAGCAGCGACTGTTGGAGGCACGACGGCGTCAGAGCCTAACAGACGGAGCCCAGATGCCTTCCACCatggagccctgcttggggccGCCTGCAACCCTGGGACCCCAGCGCAGCATCTATTTTTCAAGCCCCAAAAGCCACTCTGCACAGCTGGGATCTGAGTTTTTCGACCAGCCTGCAGTCCCTCTGGCACGGGCATTTCTGGGACAG GTCTTGGTTCGGCGACTTGATGATGGCACAGAGCTCCGCGGCCGCATTGTGGAGACGGAGGCATACTTGGGGCCCGAGGATGCAGCTGCTCATTCGAGGGGTGGCCGGCAGACCCCCCGCAACCGTGGCATGTTCATGAAGCCAGGAACCCTGTACGTGTACATCATCTATGGCATGTACTTCTGCATGAACGTCTCCAGCCGAG GGGATGGGGCATGCGTCCTGCTGCGAGCGCTGGAGCCCCTGGGGGGCCTGGAGACCATGCGGCAGCTTCGCAGCACCCTCCGCAAGGGCGCCGCGGGCCGAGCCCTCAGAGACCGTGAGCTGTGCAGCGGCCCCTCCAAGCTGTGCCAGGCCATGGCCATCGACAAGAGCTTCGACCAGCGGGACCTGGCCAAGGACGAGGCTGTGTGGCTGGAGCGCAGCCCCCCGGGCTCCAGGGAGCCGGCTGTGGTGGCAGCAGCCCGAGTGGGCATTGGCCAAGCAGGAGAGTGGGCCCAGAAGCCCCTGCGCTTCTACGTCCAGGGCAGCCCCTGGGTCAGTGTGGTAGACCGAGCGGCCGAACAGAACTCACAGGCCTGCTCGGACAAGGCTTTTTAA
- the MPG gene encoding DNA-3-methyladenine glycosylase isoform X2 has protein sequence MPARGAGQLSRRMGQKKQRLLEARRRQSLTDGAQMPSTMEPCLGPPATLGPQRSIYFSSPKSHSAQLGSEFFDQPAVPLARAFLGQVLVRRLDDGTELRGRIVETEAYLGPEDAAAHSRGGRQTPRNRGMFMKPGTLYVYIIYGMYFCMNVSSRGDGACVLLRALEPLGGLETMRQLRSTLRKGAAGRALRDRELCSGPSKLCQAMAIDKSFDQRDLAKDEAVWLERSPPGSREPAVVAAARVGIGQAGEWAQKPLRFYVQGSPWVSVVDRAAEQNSQACSDKAF, from the exons ATGCCCGCGCGCGGGGCGGGCCAG CTTTCCCGAAGAATGGGGCAAAAAAAGCAGCGACTGTTGGAGGCACGACGGCGTCAGAGCCTAACAGACGGAGCCCAGATGCCTTCCACCatggagccctgcttggggccGCCTGCAACCCTGGGACCCCAGCGCAGCATCTATTTTTCAAGCCCCAAAAGCCACTCTGCACAGCTGGGATCTGAGTTTTTCGACCAGCCTGCAGTCCCTCTGGCACGGGCATTTCTGGGACAG GTCTTGGTTCGGCGACTTGATGATGGCACAGAGCTCCGCGGCCGCATTGTGGAGACGGAGGCATACTTGGGGCCCGAGGATGCAGCTGCTCATTCGAGGGGTGGCCGGCAGACCCCCCGCAACCGTGGCATGTTCATGAAGCCAGGAACCCTGTACGTGTACATCATCTATGGCATGTACTTCTGCATGAACGTCTCCAGCCGAG GGGATGGGGCATGCGTCCTGCTGCGAGCGCTGGAGCCCCTGGGGGGCCTGGAGACCATGCGGCAGCTTCGCAGCACCCTCCGCAAGGGCGCCGCGGGCCGAGCCCTCAGAGACCGTGAGCTGTGCAGCGGCCCCTCCAAGCTGTGCCAGGCCATGGCCATCGACAAGAGCTTCGACCAGCGGGACCTGGCCAAGGACGAGGCTGTGTGGCTGGAGCGCAGCCCCCCGGGCTCCAGGGAGCCGGCTGTGGTGGCAGCAGCCCGAGTGGGCATTGGCCAAGCAGGAGAGTGGGCCCAGAAGCCCCTGCGCTTCTACGTCCAGGGCAGCCCCTGGGTCAGTGTGGTAGACCGAGCGGCCGAACAGAACTCACAGGCCTGCTCGGACAAGGCTTTTTAA